The Streptomyces sp. NBC_00459 DNA segment GTCATGTGGACCTTCTCCTGCTTGTCGATGACGGCCATCGTGCCGTTCCACGTCGGATACTCGGCGCTGCCCGCGTTGATCGACAGGGTGCGCACCAGCGTGCCGTTGCGGGTCACCTTCATGGTGTGGCCGGTCACCGAGACGTCCGCGCGCACGTCGTCACCGATCTTGAAGGTGTGCGTGTAGCCGTGGACGCCGTAACGCCCGTTGCCGTTGCTGACGCCCTTCATGTCGGCATCGATCTTCACTGTCGTGCCGGAGGGCCAGTACGTCTTGGGGCGCCAGTCGGCCCGCTGGTCGCCGAACCAGTGCCACGCGCCGGCCACCGGCTGCGAGGCGCTCACCTTCATGTGCTTCTCGACCGTGGCCCGTGCCTTGGCCGCCACGGGGTTCGTGAAGACCACCGAGATCGGCATGGCCACGCCCACCGTGGTTCCCGTCTGGGGGGTGATCGTCTCCAGCAGCATCGGCGGGCCCGCGGGCTTTGTCGGTGACGGCGAGGAACTCGCTTTCGGGTTTCCCGACGCCTTCGCGTCGCTGCCGCTCGCCTTGTCGCTGCCGCCCCCGCCGCAGGCACTCGCTCCCACCAGCATCACGCCCGTGACGAGTGCGATCCCTATGCTGCCCTTGCGCCGTCGCACGACTTGCCCCGCTCTCTAGCTCTTCGGCCCTGCCGGGCCCGACGCACTGTGAGACAGAGACAACGCGGGCCGCAGTTGCGTGTGCCGCGTAAAGCGTGTCTCAAACCTTGGTTCCACACGGGGATCGGCCGAGGACCGAAGGGCTGTCACCACACGGCCTGAGCGCGTGGCCCGGCCGGTTGGACAACGCGTCGGAGTACGCCGGCGAAGGAGCGACGGACCCGGACCCGCCGGCCACGGGGCCCGTGCGTCCGTTGCAGCTCCGGACCCTGGCGTCGGCGACGGCTGCCCGAACGCCCGGAGTCAGCAGGGCGGCCGGGCTGTCGCGCACGCACGTCAGCCCCTGCGCGACGACGCGGTCAGACGGGCTGCCACAGTTCGATTCGATTGCCCTCAGGATCGGTGACCCAGCCGAATCGACCGACGCCCTCCATGTCCTGCGTCTCCTCGGCGACGTCCGCTCCCTCGGCGCGCAGCTGCGCGAGCATCGCGTCCAGGTCGCGGACCCGGAAGTTGAGCATGGTCTGCTGGGCGCGGGACCCGAAGTAGTCGGTCTCGGACTCGAATGTCGCGAACACCGTCGGCCCGGCTCCCTGATGCCACAGGCCGTTCTCATCCGCGTCCAGGCCCAGACAATCGCGATACCACGCGCTCAGGGCCGCCGGGTCGGACGCCCGCATGAAGTACCCACCGATGCCAAGCACACGTTCCATGCCGCCATCCTGTCAGGACGGCAATCGGGTGGCCACGGACCTCACCGCGGGCTGGGGTGCTGTCCGGGCAGCCGAAGATGGGCGACGACCTGCTTGCCGGTCTCCAGGCCGATGGTGTGCAGCTGGTCGCACAGGCGGGTGACCAACTGCAGGCCGTGCCCGCCGACACGGCGGACGTCGTAGGCGCGAAGTTCGGGCCGACGAGGGGAGCTGTCACGCACGGTGATGCGCAACAGGGCGGCGTCGGGTGTCACCTCCAGCGCCAGGCCGCCCGGACCAGGTGCGTGGCGCAGCGCATTGGTGACCAGCTCACTGACGACGAGCTGGGCGTCCTGGCTCGGTCGGTGTTCAGGGCGGTGGCCCGCATCGGCCAGGAGCGCGCGCACCGCTGCTCTGGCGTCCGCGATCGAGGCGTCTGTCGTGTCCCAGGCGGCGCTGTATCGCAGGGCCGTCGGCTTCTGTTCATCCGATGCCCGGGTTTTACGCGGGATGATCATAGAACTCTTCCCGTGGATCGATTTTCTTCGTCACAGGTTGTTGTTGTCGCTTGATTTCGCCTACCCGCTGGCGTCTTGTTCATGGGGTGTCCACCGGTGCGAATTGATCGGAGCCGCGCCGGTTCCGGCGCGGGAACCGGCGGGCGTACTGCGCGTCGAGGCGCGTGGCGTGTGCAGCTCTCCAGCGTGAGCGGGGTGAAACGCACGGTCACCACAGCAAGTACCGTGTCCACGGGATCGCCCACCGAGGAATGGCGAACCGCCACACCCCCATAGGAATTCGCCTTGCTGCTCAGGCGACCGTGTCCGGCAAAGTGCGCGCCCGAAGGAGCGTTACGCCTACCTCGGTTTGGCTCTGACGAGTCCGGCGTCGTACGCCATGATCACGGCCTGAATGCGGTCACGCGCCCCGATCTTGGCCAGGACCCGACCCACGTGCTTCTTCACCGTGGACTCGGTGAGGACGAGCCGTTCGGCGATCTCCGTGTTCGTCCAGCCCTGGCCGATGGCGACCAGGACCTCTCGTTCGCGGTCGCTGAGCGTCCGCAGCCGGGGGTCCTCGGCCGGGGGGCCACCGTGCGGCGCCAGCACCTGGTGGGCGTAGGCGTCCAGGAGACGCCGGGTCAGGCTCGGGGCCACGACGGCGTCGCCGGTCGCCACCGCGTGGATGCCCGCGATGAGTTCCTCGGGGCGGGCGTCCTTGAGCAGGAAACCGCTGGCGCCGGACCGCAGTCCTTCGTAGGCGTACTCGTCGAGGTCGAAGGTGGTCACGATGAGAATGCGGGTACGGCCCCCGGCGGCGATGATCCGACGGGTGGCCTCCAAACCGTCCATGCCGGGCATGCGGATGTCCATGAGAACGACATCGGGGCGGAGTTCCGCGGCCAGGCGGACGGCCTCGGCCCCGTGCTCGGCCTCGCCGACCGGGGTCAGGCCGGGAGTGCCCTCCAGGAGCATGCGGAACCCCATGCGCTGCAGGGGCTGGTCGTCGGCGATCAGCACGGTGGTCACGGCAGATGCTCTCCCGATACGGGCAGGGCGGACGCGGAGGGCACGTCGAGCACGACGTCCACCAGCCAGCCGGGCCCCGTGTCGCGGGGACCGGCGGTGACGTCACCGCCGTACATGGCTGCCCGCTGCCGGATGCCGACCAGGCCGTGACCGGGGTCGACGCCGGTGTGCGGTTGTGGCTGCGGCTTTTCGCGTACGGGGGTCCCCGACGGTGTTCCGGTGTCGGTGACCCGGATCCTCAGCCGGCCGGCTGAGGCGGCCACGGCGACCTCTGCGGTGGAGCGCGGCCCGGCGTGCTTGAGCGTGTTGGTCAACGCCTCCTGGACGATGCGGTACACGGTGAGCTGCACACCGACGCCGAGCGAGTCGAGCGAACCCTCGGTCCGGTAGGTCACGCTCAGTCCCGCCGCACGCACCCGCGCCAGAAGGGGATCCAGGTCACGGATGCCCGGCTGCGGACCCAGCAGCCGTTCGTGCTCCTGCTCCTGGCGCAGCACGCCCAGCACGCGGCGCAGTTCGCCCATGGCCTGGCGCCCGGTGTCGCCGAGGATACGCAGGGCCTCGGCGGACTGCTCGTTGCGGTTGGCGGCGAGGGTGGCGGCCCCGTCGGCGACGCTGACCATGACGGAGAGGTTGTGGCCGACGATGTCGTGCATCTCGCGGGCGACCCGGGCGCGTTCGGCGGCGGCGGTGAGCTGGACGCGTTGGTCGCGCTCGATCTCCAGGCGGGTGGCGCGGTCCTCCAACGCGGCCAGGTACATACGGCGGATGCGCAGGGTCAGGCCGATGGCGACGGCCGCTGTCGCCGTTCCCAGCAGGAAGAACAGGCCGAGGAGCGGGTGTTCGACCTGCTTCAGGAGGTAGACCGCCACGGTGAGGCTGATGAAGGTGAGCGCGACGGCCCAGCCGAGCACACGCAGGGAACCGCGTACAGCCAGGGTGTACAGAGCGACGAGGGTGCTGATGCCGGCCTGCTGCCAGACACCCACCGACCACTGGACCATGGACACCAGCAGGATCACGAAGAAGGTGACGGTCGGGGCCCGGCGACGCCACCACAGGGGTACGACGAGCGCGACGGCGAACGCGGACATGACGGCGGTCGGAAGCTGAGCGCGGCTGCTCGCCTCCCCGAAGGGGCCGTTGCTGTCGGGGGAGAGCAGGTCGGGCAGGCTGATGAGGGCGACGATCAGTACCACCGCGGTGTCGAGCAGCCACGGATGGTGCACGTCCAGTTCGCGGTGGCGGTTCTGCCCGCGCAGCAGACGGCCCAGGAGCGGGTGCGCCCAGGCGTCGTCCAGCCCGGAGGACGGCGGGAGCGTCCTCCGGGCGGTCGGCGCGGCGGCTGCCGCGCGCTGTGGACTCATGGACCTCATTGTCGCTGGTTTTCGCAGCTCAGGCGTCGGTCCGGACCAGGCGGAAGGCCGCACCGGCGAGAGTCAGGGCCACCCAGCCTGCGAAGACCGCGAGTCCTGCCCCGGGTGACAGGGAGTCGGAGGACTGCTGCAGGGCGTAGACGGCCGAGCCGGCGTTGCTGGGGAAGTAGGGGTTGATGTTGTCGTACAGCGAGTCGGGCAGCAGAGAGGCGAGGCCGGGGAGGATGAGAAGGATGCCGACCAGGGCGGCGATGGCTCCGGCGGAGGAGCGCAGCAGCATCCCCAGCGCCACGCCGAACACGGCGACCAGAGCGAGGTAGACACCGGCGCCGGTCAGGCTGCGCAGCACACCGTCGTCACTCAGGGACAGCGCGATCTTCTCGCCGTCCAGGCCCAGTGTGCCCAGCTGGAACGCCGCCAGCGCGGCGATCGTGGTGAGGATCAGCGCGATCGGCCCGATCACGGCGCTCTTCGCCCACACCACGGGCAGCCGACGCGGAACCGCGGCGAGGGTGGAGCGGATCATGCCCGTGCTGTACTCGCCCGCGGACAGCAGTACGCCGAGCACACCCACGGCCAGCGACGCGAAGGTCACACCGGTCAGAGCCAGACTCACCGCGTCGCTGACGCCGGAGTTCGGGCCGGGCCCCTGATTCGTGACGGCGTCCGGACTGTAGGTGGCGGACGCGATCGCGCCAAAAGCGATCAGCAGGACCACCCCGACGGACAGCGTGATCCAACTCGACCGGAGCGACCAGAACTTGGCCCATTCCGAGCGCAGCACCCGGAGACCGGTCACCTTCTGGACTGTCGTGCCGGAGGAAGCCGGGGCAAGCGTGGCGGAGGTCATCAGGCTGCCTTTCGCGCGGTGTCGGCGGGAGCGCTCTGGTACTCCACCGCGTCGTGGGTGAGTTCCATGAAGGCGGTCTCCAAAGAGACTGCCTGCGGGGTGAGTTCGTAGAGGGTCACCCCGTGCTGAGCGGCGATCGTCCCGATCTCGCGGGCGTTCCGTCCGTTGACCACCAGTTCCTCGGCGGAGGAGGAGCTGATCGTGACGTGCGGGCCTGCCAGCAGCGAACGCAGCCTCACGGCTTCGGCGGTGGCGACCTTCACGCCCGAGCCGCCGGCCTCACGGGTGAAGTCGTCGACCGTGGTGTCCGCGAGCAGCCGGCCCCGTCCGATGATCACCAGGTGGTCGGCGATCAGCGCGGTCTCGCTCATCAGGTGCGAGGAGAGCATCACGGCGCGGCCCTCGTCGGCCAGACCGCGCAGCAGGTTGCGCACCCACAGCACACCTTCCGGGTCGAGGCCGTTGACCGGTTCGTCGAGCATCACGATGGCCGGGTCGCCGAGCAGGGCCGAGGCGATGCCGAGCCGCTGGCCCATGCCCAGCGAGAAGGCCCCCACCCGCTTGCCGGCCACGCTGGTCAGCCCGGCCAGCTCGATGACCTCGTCCACCCGGCGCCGGGAAATGCCGTGGGTGTGCGCGAGCGCCATCAGATGGTTGAAGGCGGTACGGCCCGGGTGGACGGACTTGGCCTCCAGCAGGGTGCCGATCTCCTGGAGCGGTGCGGCGTGCCTGGCGTAGGACTTGCCGTTGACGGTGACCGAGCCCGCGGTGGGCGAGTCCAAACCGATGATCATCCGCATGGTCGTGGACTTGCCCGCGCCGTTGGGGCCCAGGAAGCCGGTCACCTCGCCCGGCTTGACGATGAAGCTCAGGTGGTCGACGACCGTCTTGTCCCCGTACCGCTTCGTGAGTTCACGTGCTTCGATCATGTGAGGGCCCTTCTCGCTTCGAACGCGACCGCGAACGCAGCGCGGCATCTGTGTTCGAAGTTACGGGCGCTGCGGCGCGGCCCTCTGGGACCACAGGAGACTCTTCGGCAGCCGACTGGTACCGCGGTACCAGTCGGGCAGCGCCTGCACCTCATCCTTGTGGTGCAGTCCGTCGTGGCCCGGGTGATGGAAAGGCGGCCCGAGCGGCCGAAGAATGCCCGTGCTTCCGATGCCCGCTCGCCGCTACCGGGCCGCGATGCCGACCGGCTTCTCTCCAGGAACGCCGCCCGACGAGAAGGCGCCGACCACGCCGCACTCGTGACCACTGCCTTCTGATGTCTGCCGAGGAGGGCGCTGCCTGGTGGCGAGTGCTGCCTCGCGGAGCGGCGCAACCTCCGGGAAGGATCAGCTGTCTTCCATACGGGCATCAGGTGCCCCAGGAGTAGGGCAGCAACCACAGGGCACGAGTTCTGTTCCGAGACATGGCCGGCGGGTGAGAGCCGAGGGTCCGTTCTGCGAGGGCGAGGAGGCAAGTGGGATGGCTGCACGGCGTGACGGCTCAGACGGCCTCACAGGAGGCTCCCGCGTGTCCGGCGTGGCATCAGGCGGGAGCCCCCAGCCCGCCGCGGAACGCGTACACGTCACGCTGGAAGTGGTCGAACCGCTGCTGCGCCGGGCCGACTTGTTGTCCCAGCTCCTGTGGATCGGGTACGGACGTGACTCACGGAGCCAGTAGACGTGGCTGAGGCCGGGGGCATCCGCGGTGGCTCGCCCGGACCGTCGGACATGAAGAGGACCTCGGGCCGCGCTCGCGTTCTGCGCAGGCCCACGCCCGTGATCCGTATGTGATCAGTGCCCCGTAGATTCCACCCGACCAAGGGTTGGCAGGACGCGCGACCAAAACGGGGGACACACATGGCATACGGGCGTGCGGCGATACCGGCACTGATCGGAGGGGTGCTGCTCACCGCGCTCCTGTGGTGGGCGGGGGCAAGTGCGCAGGCGCTCGATCTGCCGGGCACCGCCGACGTGATCGGTGGCCGGGCTGCGGCCGATCTCCAGCAGTGGCTCACTCCTTGGTCGTACGACCCCCCGGCCTCGGTTCGGTTCGGCACCGGGGCGTCCGGCGGAATCGGGGAGGCGGCCGGTACCGACGGCGCCCACTACCTCGATCTGTACGCGACCGCGCTCCAGATCCGGTTCGCCGCGGTCTTCGCCATCTTCGTGCCCGGCGCGCTGCTCCTGGTCCGCAGGCTGCCGCCGGTGCACGGCCGGATGCCCGCCGCGCTGCTCGCGACATGGGCGTGGGGTCTGGTGGCCGGGACCCTGGCGGTGACCGTCTCGGCGCCGTGGCTGATCGCTTCGCAGGGGCACGGCAGTTACCGCTTCCTGCCACAGCTGGCGGGCGTGATCTCTTCCGGGCGGCAGATTCTGGTGGTGACCGCGTTGGTCGTGGCGGCGGTGACGGTGTTCGCGGCACGTATCACCGCGAAGGGCTCCGGTCCGCTGCCGCAGGAGATCGTCCCGGCGCGTGCCGCCCGTCTGGCCGCCAGTGCCGGGACCGCGGTGATCGCACTGTCCCTGGTGGTCCTTTCGTACCAGTCGGTCGCCGCCACTCTCCAGACGGCGTTCACCGGCGGCGGGCTGCTCGCCGAACCGGGCGACCTGCTGCGCCAGTGGCTGCTGCTCGGCGCCTGGGCTGTTCCGTCGGGCACATCGCTCGGTGACTGGCTCCTGTACCGGGCCGCCGACGTGCTGCTGCTCGCGGTGGTGTGGTGGGCACTGCGGCGGTTGCCCGGGATGCTCACCCGAGCCACTGTCCCGGCGATGGCGGTCGGTGCCGTCTGCGCGACCGTTCTCGGGCTGCTGGCGAGCCAGGTGCTGCGAATGGCGACGGACGGGGCGAGTATGCGCTGGGGACTGGTCTACCTGTCCACCAGCCTCGGCGGCGGCGTCCCGGCCGCCCTGACCTGGGGCCTGGTGGCGGGAGTCACGGCTGCCGTGACGCTGCGGGTGGCCGTAAGACGCACGGTGACCGCCGATGCCACGGTTTCCGTCCCGGACCCCGCCCGGATGTAGCAGCGCTGCCTGGTCCTTGACCGCCCGGGTGCCGGTTCGGAGCCTTAGGTCCTCGGGGCGGGAGGCGGGCGAGCGACAGCGACAGCGTCGGAGTCGGGGCAAATCGCCGGTGCACCGGTGCGTCGTACTGGGACAACGTGCGCATTCCGCGAGACGCTGCCGCCGGGACGGCGTGGAGACGCCGACTCCCCGTCCTGTCCGCTCGTCCTCCCGGAGCCCGCCGTGCCAGCACAGTCCGCCCCACCCGAGGGCAGTTACCGTTTCGACGACTTGCGTGCGCTCTTCATCAACTGCACGCTCAAGCCGTCCCCACAGCTCAGCCACACCCAGGGACTCATCGACAAGAGCCGGGCGATCATGGAGGCGCGTGGGGTGACCACGGACGAGATCCGTGCCGTCGACCACGACATCGCCCCCGGCGTCCATCCGGACATGACCGAGCACGGCTTCGCCACGGACGCCTGGCCCGCGCTCTACGAGCAGGTGATGACCGCCGACATCCTCGTGCTGGCCGGACCGATCTGGCTGGGCGACAACAGCTCCGTCACCAAACACGTCATCGAGCGGCTCTACAGCTGCTCCAGCCTCCTCAACTCCCAAGGCCAGTACGCCTATTACGGGCGGGTCGGCGGGTGTCTGATCACCGGCAACGAGGATGGTGTGAAGCACTGCGCCATGAACGTCCTCTACAGCCTCCAGCACCTCGGCTACACCATCCCACCGCAGGCCGACGCGGGCTGGATCGGCGCTGCGGGACCTGGTCCGTCGTACCTGGACCCCGGCTCCGGCGGCCCGGAGAACGACTTCACCAACCGCAACACCAGCTTCATGACCTGGAACCTGATGCACCTGGCCGCCCTGCTCAAACGCGCCGGAGGAGTCCCCGCCCACGGCAACCAGCGCACGGAGTGGGA contains these protein-coding regions:
- a CDS encoding response regulator transcription factor, whose amino-acid sequence is MTTVLIADDQPLQRMGFRMLLEGTPGLTPVGEAEHGAEAVRLAAELRPDVVLMDIRMPGMDGLEATRRIIAAGGRTRILIVTTFDLDEYAYEGLRSGASGFLLKDARPEELIAGIHAVATGDAVVAPSLTRRLLDAYAHQVLAPHGGPPAEDPRLRTLSDREREVLVAIGQGWTNTEIAERLVLTESTVKKHVGRVLAKIGARDRIQAVIMAYDAGLVRAKPR
- a CDS encoding VOC family protein: MERVLGIGGYFMRASDPAALSAWYRDCLGLDADENGLWHQGAGPTVFATFESETDYFGSRAQQTMLNFRVRDLDAMLAQLRAEGADVAEETQDMEGVGRFGWVTDPEGNRIELWQPV
- a CDS encoding L,D-transpeptidase, translating into MLVGASACGGGGSDKASGSDAKASGNPKASSSPSPTKPAGPPMLLETITPQTGTTVGVAMPISVVFTNPVAAKARATVEKHMKVSASQPVAGAWHWFGDQRADWRPKTYWPSGTTVKIDADMKGVSNGNGRYGVHGYTHTFKIGDDVRADVSVTGHTMKVTRNGTLVRTLSINAGSAEYPTWNGTMAVIDKQEKVHMTSCSVGISCDKGSPDYYDLTLPWDVHLTQSGTYVHYSTGDPNPGSGSARGSHGCVHLSMSDAKWFYGQVKQGDPVTVTGSPRAKASADNGYADFNLGWDQWLAGSASGEATTATL
- a CDS encoding ATP-binding protein, yielding MIIPRKTRASDEQKPTALRYSAAWDTTDASIADARAAVRALLADAGHRPEHRPSQDAQLVVSELVTNALRHAPGPGGLALEVTPDAALLRITVRDSSPRRPELRAYDVRRVGGHGLQLVTRLCDQLHTIGLETGKQVVAHLRLPGQHPSPR
- a CDS encoding sensor histidine kinase; this translates as MSPQRAAAAAPTARRTLPPSSGLDDAWAHPLLGRLLRGQNRHRELDVHHPWLLDTAVVLIVALISLPDLLSPDSNGPFGEASSRAQLPTAVMSAFAVALVVPLWWRRRAPTVTFFVILLVSMVQWSVGVWQQAGISTLVALYTLAVRGSLRVLGWAVALTFISLTVAVYLLKQVEHPLLGLFFLLGTATAAVAIGLTLRIRRMYLAALEDRATRLEIERDQRVQLTAAAERARVAREMHDIVGHNLSVMVSVADGAATLAANRNEQSAEALRILGDTGRQAMGELRRVLGVLRQEQEHERLLGPQPGIRDLDPLLARVRAAGLSVTYRTEGSLDSLGVGVQLTVYRIVQEALTNTLKHAGPRSTAEVAVAASAGRLRIRVTDTGTPSGTPVREKPQPQPHTGVDPGHGLVGIRQRAAMYGGDVTAGPRDTGPGWLVDVVLDVPSASALPVSGEHLP
- a CDS encoding ABC transporter permease, translated to MTSATLAPASSGTTVQKVTGLRVLRSEWAKFWSLRSSWITLSVGVVLLIAFGAIASATYSPDAVTNQGPGPNSGVSDAVSLALTGVTFASLAVGVLGVLLSAGEYSTGMIRSTLAAVPRRLPVVWAKSAVIGPIALILTTIAALAAFQLGTLGLDGEKIALSLSDDGVLRSLTGAGVYLALVAVFGVALGMLLRSSAGAIAALVGILLILPGLASLLPDSLYDNINPYFPSNAGSAVYALQQSSDSLSPGAGLAVFAGWVALTLAGAAFRLVRTDA
- a CDS encoding ABC transporter ATP-binding protein — encoded protein: MIEARELTKRYGDKTVVDHLSFIVKPGEVTGFLGPNGAGKSTTMRMIIGLDSPTAGSVTVNGKSYARHAAPLQEIGTLLEAKSVHPGRTAFNHLMALAHTHGISRRRVDEVIELAGLTSVAGKRVGAFSLGMGQRLGIASALLGDPAIVMLDEPVNGLDPEGVLWVRNLLRGLADEGRAVMLSSHLMSETALIADHLVIIGRGRLLADTTVDDFTREAGGSGVKVATAEAVRLRSLLAGPHVTISSSSAEELVVNGRNAREIGTIAAQHGVTLYELTPQAVSLETAFMELTHDAVEYQSAPADTARKAA
- a CDS encoding flavodoxin family protein, with amino-acid sequence MPAQSAPPEGSYRFDDLRALFINCTLKPSPQLSHTQGLIDKSRAIMEARGVTTDEIRAVDHDIAPGVHPDMTEHGFATDAWPALYEQVMTADILVLAGPIWLGDNSSVTKHVIERLYSCSSLLNSQGQYAYYGRVGGCLITGNEDGVKHCAMNVLYSLQHLGYTIPPQADAGWIGAAGPGPSYLDPGSGGPENDFTNRNTSFMTWNLMHLAALLKRAGGVPAHGNQRTEWDAGCRPGADNPEHR